Within Mycobacterium heckeshornense, the genomic segment TTCGCCTGGAATGGCCTGATCGCCTGGTGGATCGACATGGTCGTGTTCGGTTTTTACACAGGCGTTTTCATCTTCCTGCTCAGGCGACTGATCCAGCGCGAAGACTTCAGTACCGGCCCCCTGCCAGACCTGGCGCCGACTAGGGAAGGTGGCGCATCGGTTTTGGCGAAGGGGGCGTCATGACGCAGTTTACGGGAAGCAGCTCTCGACCACACGAGGCAGAGAAATCTGCCAAGTTTGTGCCTGGACAACCCGACATGTGGGCCTTCGTTTTATTCGAGGCGCTGGTCTTCACGAGTTACTTCGTCGTCTACATGATCTTTCGTACCCAGAACCCCGAACTTTACCTCAGATCCCAAGCGCAGCTGGATCTGCGCATCGGCGTTTTCGAAACCCTCGTCCTGCTGATGAGTTCGTGGTCCATGGCTCGATGCGTCCAGGCATCCCGCAGTGGGGCGCTGCGTGCCGCGTTGGCTAATACCATGGCCACCATGGTCTTTGGATTCGCGTTCCTCGTTTCAAAGGTCTCCGAGTGGGTCAGATATATCCATCGAGGTTTCGGGTTCTCCACCGACGAGTTCTTCCAGCACTATTTCTTTCTGACCGGGATCCACTTCCTGCACCTATTGATCGGCTTCATTGCGCTAGGTGTCGTCGTCTATCAGCTCCGCAGTCCGGCCCGGCGATCGCAGGAGCTCGTCGAAACCGGTGCCACCTACTGGCACACCGTCGACTTCCTGTGGATCGTCATCTTCGCATTGCTGTACGTCGTGAGGTGATCAGTGAACACCGGATTTAAGAAAAGATTGCTACTAGCGTGGCTGCTCCTTTCGGCGATCACGCTGGCCTATCTATGGCTGGGCTCCGTCGATCCCGCTCAGGCACTGCGGACAAACGCCGTGGTTACCACCAGCGCGATCGTGATGGCGCTCATCAAGGTCCGCATCGTCTTCCGCGAGTTCATGGAAGTCCGGCACGCTCCTGTCTTATTGTGTCGCCTCACCGATGGCTGGGTCGTGCTGATGGCTGTGTGCTTACTCGGCAGCTACTTTGTGGGTATGGCCGTCCGATGACCCACGGCCCACGATCCATGCGCGTTCGCCAACTCGGCTGACCTGCAATTCGAGGTCATTCACCGGGCGGACGACATGCCCAGTTTTGTCTGGCGGCCACGAAGGTTTCCGCAAATTTGCTTGGTGGACCGATGTTTTCGACAACACACTGCGAAAAGCCGAGGTGGCCGGCTGGCCGGTGGTGTGGTCCGGCGGCCAGGACGAGGGCACCCGGTTCGCCTATTTCGAACCCGCAGGCGGCCAGGCGACGGTGTTCGAACTCATGGAGTCGACTGACGCAACCCCGTGGCCATGGCCAAGCTGGTGCGCGATGCCGCAAACGGTTGGGACGGAACTGATCCGGTCCGTGTCCTGTGGAGCGGATAGCGCTTAGCCCAGCGACTCGCCGGTGGCCGCGGCATGGCCAGCACGATACCCGAAAACCATGGCCGGTCCGAGAGTTCCGCCAGCACCGCCGTAGGCCTTGCCGGTGACACCCGCCATCGCGTTGCCTGCGGCATAGAGCCCTGGTATGACCGTGCCGCGAACATGCAGGACCCGGCCGTCACGGTCGGTACGCGGGCCGCCCTTGGTTCCCATCGCGCCCACGCTTACTGGGACCGCGTAAAAAGGCGGCGTGTCGATCGGGCCCAAGGTCTTGCCAGTCAGTGTGGTCGCGTGTTCGTCGCCCCAGTAGCCATCGTATGCGCTTGAGCCACGTCCGAACTCAGGATCGGAGCCGGACGCGACGTTGCGGTTCCAGTTGTCGACCGTGCGGGCGAGCCCGTCGGCGTCGATACCCGTCTTGGCGGCCAGCTCGGCAAGGTCGGCCGACGCGCAGAACCAGTCGGGCACTGGCTCACCGGGCGCAACACCCAGGAACCCGTAACGCTTCAAATGCATTGCGTCGAATACGATCCACGCCGGATCGTTGACATAGCCACCGCGCGGGTCAAGGTAATGGAATGCTCCGGCCATCGAATTGTATTCGCCTGCCTCGTTGACGAATCGGCGGCCAGCGCGGTTAACGATGATGCTGCGCGGGCGGGTCCGTTCGAGGCGAACACTGCGGCTACGGGGACGCCCACCGAAGGTGTCGCCCGGGATTTGCACGATCGGCACCCACCACGCCTCTCCCATGTTGGCCAGGTCGGCGCCGTGGGCCATGGCCATCCGCAGCCCATCGCCCGTGTTGTATGGCGGTGAGACGGGGCCATGCATGGGCCCGCGCAGAAACGCGTTGACCAACGAACGATCCCACTCGAAACCGCCGCAGGCCAAGATTACTCCGCAGCGAGCGCGGACCTGTCTCGTCGCATCGGGAAACGCGATTTGAACACCGGTGATTCCGTTGGCTCCGGCCGTCAGCTCTACTGCGCGCGCACGTGTGTGGATCGCTACCCCCCTGTCGAGCAGCCCCTTGAGTAATCCGGCAATGAGCGCCGTTCCGGCGACACACAAATCCCCGCGTTGGTCGTCTCGCGACGCGTGGATGCGGGCGCGGGTCTCGGCGTCGATCCCAACGTTGCTGAAGTCCGCAGGGAACGACGTGATCCGGTCACGCCATTCACCGAGCTGCGCAAGGTCGAAGGGCGCAACGTTGAACGAGCGTCCGCCCGTCGCCTGGCCGCCGGGCAATTCCGGCTTGTAATCCGGAAATCCTTCGGCAACGTGGAAACGCAGTCCGGTGTGGGCCTCGACGAAGTCGAGCATTGCCGGGCCGGTGCGGACGAAGGTTTCCACGAGCCCGTCATCCATCGCACCGAGGGCCTGCGCCCGCAGGTATTTCATCGCGTCAGCAACGGAGAGCTCGCGGCTCGGAAGCCGGTCGTGTGCCGGAATCCACACGATCCCACCCGAAACCGCGGATGTACCACCGACAGTCGCGGCCTTCTCGAAGACCTCGACGGTGGCGCCCTTGACGGACGACGTCAACGCCGCGGTCAGGCCCGCAGCACCGGAGCCGAGTACGGCGACATCGACCTCACGATCCCAATCGGTCACGTGTGCATCCTTTCGGAACACTCAGCTAAGAATTGCCGATAAATCGTTGGCAGCCTTGATGACTGCGTCCTTACCCCGCATCACCACGTCTTCTCGGTGCGAGATGAGGTTGATACAGGTCGGCGGCGACGGCGGGCGCCGGCGAACCGGCACGGCCAGGCCGTAGGTGTTCGGCTCGATCTCGCCGTAAGTGAGCACCCAGCCCTGTTGTCGCGTCTGCGGCACCAGGTCCCGCTCGCCGGGGCGGACCGGCATGCTCGCGAGCAGGGCGATGCCGGCCGCGCCTCGATCCAGCGGATAGCGGCTGCCCTCGTGAAACGACAGCTGATAGGAGAGGTGGCTTGGCACGACTACCGCTATCGCGACCTGCTGATCGCCCTCGGCGACCAGCAGCGAGACGGTAGTTCCCAGATCGTCGGCGAGCGCGCGCAGGATCGGCATGCTCAGTTGCCGGACGTTGTTGTCGAAGGACGCGCCGAGGACCGCCAGGCCGGAAGCGGACCGGTAACGGCCATCCTCGCCCTTAGCCAGCAAGCGGAACTGTGCAAGCGTGGTCAGCAGGCGATACGCAATGGTCCGGTGCACCCCGATGTGGTCGGCCACCTGTTGCACGGTCAGCCCCGTGCGGGAAGACGCCACCAACTGCAACGCAGCCAGACCCCTGGCCAGTGTTTGCGACCCGGGTGCACCGTTCGGTCGGCCCGCGGCCTCTGCCATGGCACCCCTTCCTTGACAGACGCACCCACGAGAGCAATGCTCTGACTATAGTGCACACTAGTGTGCGATAAATGAGCAGAACGCTTACAACATACGAGAACCAAATTCTTCGCGTCAAGAGAGGGTGGCGAGTGCCCGAACACGAGAGCATCTGGAGCGACCTACAGGGCGTCACGTTCTCGCAGGGCTACCTTGACGCCGGTGGGGTGCGCACCCGATACCTGCACGCCGGTGACCAGGACTTGCCCGTGCTCGTGCTGCTGCACGGTTCGGGTGGACACGCCGAGGCGTATGTCCGCAACTTGGAGGCTCACGCCGAGCACTTCTCGACGTGGGCGATCGACATGCTGGGCCACGGCTACACCGACAAGCCCGGCCACCCGCTGGAGATCCGGCATTACGTCGACCACTTGGTCGCGGTCTTCGATGCCATCGGAGCCGAGCGGGTCAACTTGTCCGGTGAGTCGCTCGGCGGCTGGGTGGCCGCCCGCGCCGCCGTCGACCATCCCGACAGGATCGACCGACTGGTCCTCAACACCGCCGGCGGCTCTCAAGCCGATCCGGAGGTGATGAACCGGATCATCACCTTGTCGATGGCGGCGGTGGAGAACCCGACGTGGGAGACGGTCCAGTCACGCATCACATGGCTGATGGCCGACAAGTCGAAGAGTTACGACGATCTCGTCGCCAGCCGGCAACGGATCTACCGCCAACCGGGATTCGTCGCCGCAATGCGCGACATCATGGCCCTGCAGGACCCGAAGATCAGGGCGCGCAACCTGTTGGGCCCTGCCGAGTACGGCGCGATTACCGCGCCGACTCTCGTGTTGTGGACCAGCGATGACCCCACGGCAGACGTCGGCGAGGGCCGCCGCATCGCGTCGATGATTCCCGGTGCCCGCTTCGAGCTGATGGTCGGTTGCGGACATTGGCCGCAATACGAAGACGCCAAGACATTCAACCGATTGCACATCGACTTTTTGTTGGGGCGCTGAAGCGTGGCCACGGATGCTGACGTCGTTATCGTCGGGGCCGGACCGGTCGGGCTGACGCTCGCGAATATCCTTGGGCTGCAGGGGGTACACACGCTGGTGGTCGAGGAGCGCGATACTCTCATCGACTACCCCCGCGGTGTCGGCCTCGACGACGAGTCGCTGCGTACCTTCCAGTCGATCGGCCTCGTCGACCGCATCCTGCCGCATACGGTGCCCAATCAGATTCTGCGATTCTTCGACGCGAAACGAAGGCTGCTCGCCGAGATGGCGCCACCGGACGCCCGATTCGGCTGGCCCAAGCGCAATGGCTTCGTGCAGCCGATGGTCGACGCCGAATTGCTAACCGGCCTCGAGCGTTTCGACCACGTCGAGGTCATGTGGCGCCACCGGATGCAGGATTGCTTGCAAACGGCCGACGGCGTGACCGTCGAGCTTTCCAGCAACGGAGACTCGTCGACGGTGCGGACCCGTTATGTGGTTGGCTGCGACGGCGGCCGCAGCACCACCCGGCAGTTGATGGGCGTGTCATTCGAGGGCACTACCTCGCCAACGCGCTGGCTGGTCGTCGACGTCGCCAACGATCCCTTAGGCCACCCCAACAGCGAGGTCAGCGCCGACCCCGCACGCCCCTACGTGTCGATCTCAATTGCGCACGGAATTCGGCGCTTCGAGTTCATGATTCACGGCGATGAGTCCGACGAGCAGGCCGAGGACCCGGCTTTCGTCAAACGCATGCTGGCGCAGCGGATACCCTATCCGGATCGCGCCGAGGTGATCAGGCATCGGGTGTACACCCACCACTCCCGGATCGCGGGATCCTTCCGAAGCGGCCGGTTGCTGCTGGCCGGCGATGCTGCGCACCTCATGCCGGTGTGGCAGGGGCAGGGCTACAACAGCGGTATCCGCGATTCTGCCAACCTGGGCTGGAAGCTGGCCGCAGTGGTCAACGGCCAGGCCGACGACGCGCTGCTGGACACCTACGACGTGGAGCGCCGCAAGCACGCCCGCGCGATGATCGACCTCTCCACCCTCGTCGGGCGGGTAATCTCACCGACGAACCGCCGCGTAGCGGCGCTGCGGGACAACATTATTCGGGCTGCCTCCGTGGTACCCAGCTTGAAGCGCTACGTGCTCGAGATGAGGTTCAAGCCGATGCCCCGCTACGAGCAGGGCGCCGTCTTTCACAGTCGGCCGCGCTCGGATACCTCGCCGGTGGGCACGCTGTTCGTCCAGCCCCGCGTCGACACCCGCGACGCGGAGAACGTCTTGCTTGACGACGTACTCGGGCCGTGGTTCGCAGTGCTGTGTTGGAGCAACAACCCCCGCGCGCTGCTTGGCAACGACGTGTTCGAACGCTGGAAAGGGTTGGGCGCCAGGTTCGTCGTCGTCCGGCCGATGACCCAGCTGCATTGGACCGGCCACGACGATCCCGACGTTGTCACCGTCGGCGACCGCACCGGGGCGCTCAAGTCATGGTTTGACGCCCACGTCGAATCGGTGTTGTTCCTGCGTCCCGACCGGTGCATCGCGGGCGCTTGCATCGCTCAACGTGCACCTGAAGTGAGCGCGTCGCTGTTCAACGTTCTCCATCTGACTCAGGGAGGAGGCAACGGTGCCGTTGGCTCTGTGCTGTATGTCCCACAGCCCGCTACTGAACCTTCCCGGACCGTCGCAGGATCTCCTTGACGACATCAACTCGGCTCTGGCCGATGCCCGCAAGTTTGTGCGCGAGTATGACCCGGAGCTCGTCGTCATCTTCGCGCCGGATCACTATAACGGTTTCTTCTACAAGCTGATGCCGCCATTCTGCATCGGCACAGCGGCAGAAGGCGTCGGCGATTACGGCACTCAGGCCGGACCGCTCAACGTGCCCGCCGACATCGCAACCGCTTGCGCGGAGGCTGTTCTCGACGCCGGAGTCGACGTCGCGATCTCGGCCAGCATGCAGGTCGACCACGGCGCGGTCCAGCCGTTGCAGGCATTATTCGGCGACGCCGCCCAACCTTCGGTCATCCCGATCTTCATCAACTCGGTGGCGACGCCGCTTGGCCCGATCAGGCGTGTCCGGGCGCTGGGGGAGGCCGTGGGCGGCTACCTGGCGACATTGGCCAACCGGGTGTTGGTAGTCGGATCCGGTGGGCTGTCGCATGATCCGCCGGTGCCCACGTTGGTCTCCGCCTCGCCATCCGCCCTGGAGCGCATTGTGCACGGCCGGCCCATGACTTCCGAACAGCGGCAGGCACGGCAGGTCGCTGTCATGGCGGCGGCACACGACTTCGCGCACGGTGAGAGCCAACTGCAACCCCTCAACCCCGCATGGGATCACCGATTGTTGGAAATCCTCGATCACGGTCACCTCGCTGACCTCGATTCCTGGTCGAACTCGTGGATCGCGCACGAGGCCGGCAACTCCGCGCACGAA encodes:
- a CDS encoding cytochrome C oxidase subunit IV family protein, yielding MNTGFKKRLLLAWLLLSAITLAYLWLGSVDPAQALRTNAVVTTSAIVMALIKVRIVFREFMEVRHAPVLLCRLTDGWVVLMAVCLLGSYFVGMAVR
- a CDS encoding alpha/beta fold hydrolase — protein: MPEHESIWSDLQGVTFSQGYLDAGGVRTRYLHAGDQDLPVLVLLHGSGGHAEAYVRNLEAHAEHFSTWAIDMLGHGYTDKPGHPLEIRHYVDHLVAVFDAIGAERVNLSGESLGGWVAARAAVDHPDRIDRLVLNTAGGSQADPEVMNRIITLSMAAVENPTWETVQSRITWLMADKSKSYDDLVASRQRIYRQPGFVAAMRDIMALQDPKIRARNLLGPAEYGAITAPTLVLWTSDDPTADVGEGRRIASMIPGARFELMVGCGHWPQYEDAKTFNRLHIDFLLGR
- a CDS encoding bifunctional 3-(3-hydroxy-phenyl)propionate/3-hydroxycinnamic acid hydroxylase, with protein sequence MATDADVVIVGAGPVGLTLANILGLQGVHTLVVEERDTLIDYPRGVGLDDESLRTFQSIGLVDRILPHTVPNQILRFFDAKRRLLAEMAPPDARFGWPKRNGFVQPMVDAELLTGLERFDHVEVMWRHRMQDCLQTADGVTVELSSNGDSSTVRTRYVVGCDGGRSTTRQLMGVSFEGTTSPTRWLVVDVANDPLGHPNSEVSADPARPYVSISIAHGIRRFEFMIHGDESDEQAEDPAFVKRMLAQRIPYPDRAEVIRHRVYTHHSRIAGSFRSGRLLLAGDAAHLMPVWQGQGYNSGIRDSANLGWKLAAVVNGQADDALLDTYDVERRKHARAMIDLSTLVGRVISPTNRRVAALRDNIIRAASVVPSLKRYVLEMRFKPMPRYEQGAVFHSRPRSDTSPVGTLFVQPRVDTRDAENVLLDDVLGPWFAVLCWSNNPRALLGNDVFERWKGLGARFVVVRPMTQLHWTGHDDPDVVTVGDRTGALKSWFDAHVESVLFLRPDRCIAGACIAQRAPEVSASLFNVLHLTQGGGNGAVGSVLYVPQPATEPSRTVAGSP
- a CDS encoding IclR family transcriptional regulator: MAEAAGRPNGAPGSQTLARGLAALQLVASSRTGLTVQQVADHIGVHRTIAYRLLTTLAQFRLLAKGEDGRYRSASGLAVLGASFDNNVRQLSMPILRALADDLGTTVSLLVAEGDQQVAIAVVVPSHLSYQLSFHEGSRYPLDRGAAGIALLASMPVRPGERDLVPQTRQQGWVLTYGEIEPNTYGLAVPVRRRPPSPPTCINLISHREDVVMRGKDAVIKAANDLSAILS
- a CDS encoding 3-carboxyethylcatechol 2,3-dioxygenase — encoded protein: MSHSPLLNLPGPSQDLLDDINSALADARKFVREYDPELVVIFAPDHYNGFFYKLMPPFCIGTAAEGVGDYGTQAGPLNVPADIATACAEAVLDAGVDVAISASMQVDHGAVQPLQALFGDAAQPSVIPIFINSVATPLGPIRRVRALGEAVGGYLATLANRVLVVGSGGLSHDPPVPTLVSASPSALERIVHGRPMTSEQRQARQVAVMAAAHDFAHGESQLQPLNPAWDHRLLEILDHGHLADLDSWSNSWIAHEAGNSAHEIRTWVAAFAALATQGAYKTLLRYYRPAPELIAAFAVRTAVRA
- a CDS encoding FAD-dependent oxidoreductase; the protein is MTDWDREVDVAVLGSGAAGLTAALTSSVKGATVEVFEKAATVGGTSAVSGGIVWIPAHDRLPSRELSVADAMKYLRAQALGAMDDGLVETFVRTGPAMLDFVEAHTGLRFHVAEGFPDYKPELPGGQATGGRSFNVAPFDLAQLGEWRDRITSFPADFSNVGIDAETRARIHASRDDQRGDLCVAGTALIAGLLKGLLDRGVAIHTRARAVELTAGANGITGVQIAFPDATRQVRARCGVILACGGFEWDRSLVNAFLRGPMHGPVSPPYNTGDGLRMAMAHGADLANMGEAWWVPIVQIPGDTFGGRPRSRSVRLERTRPRSIIVNRAGRRFVNEAGEYNSMAGAFHYLDPRGGYVNDPAWIVFDAMHLKRYGFLGVAPGEPVPDWFCASADLAELAAKTGIDADGLARTVDNWNRNVASGSDPEFGRGSSAYDGYWGDEHATTLTGKTLGPIDTPPFYAVPVSVGAMGTKGGPRTDRDGRVLHVRGTVIPGLYAAGNAMAGVTGKAYGGAGGTLGPAMVFGYRAGHAAATGESLG
- a CDS encoding cytochrome c oxidase subunit 3 family protein, with translation MTQFTGSSSRPHEAEKSAKFVPGQPDMWAFVLFEALVFTSYFVVYMIFRTQNPELYLRSQAQLDLRIGVFETLVLLMSSWSMARCVQASRSGALRAALANTMATMVFGFAFLVSKVSEWVRYIHRGFGFSTDEFFQHYFFLTGIHFLHLLIGFIALGVVVYQLRSPARRSQELVETGATYWHTVDFLWIVIFALLYVVR